In Bacteroidota bacterium, a single window of DNA contains:
- a CDS encoding ribosomal large subunit pseudouridine synthase F, protein MKVNDLLVKLCRVSKDEASSYIENNRVQVNGRKAVQKEYLLETDAVEQDGKLLREAVVYRYYAFYKPRGIECTLNPAIANNLRELIPFPGHFYPVGRLDKQSEGLLLITNDGDLYQQIALSENRKKKEYEVTVNKALSDVVTRIDSHSFRIILTQGLNRQIRRMCHTLGLEVNSLKRIRISSVTLDGLKPGEYRELRIEDISPNL, encoded by the coding sequence ATGAAGGTCAACGATCTCCTCGTTAAACTTTGCCGCGTTTCAAAAGATGAAGCAAGCTCATATATTGAAAACAACCGGGTTCAGGTAAACGGACGGAAAGCTGTACAAAAAGAATACCTGCTGGAAACAGATGCTGTGGAACAGGATGGAAAACTATTACGCGAAGCCGTTGTTTACAGATATTACGCCTTCTATAAACCCCGCGGTATTGAATGTACCCTGAACCCCGCTATTGCAAACAACCTGCGCGAGCTCATTCCTTTTCCGGGTCATTTTTACCCGGTAGGACGGTTGGATAAACAATCGGAAGGATTATTACTCATCACCAACGACGGAGATTTATACCAGCAAATCGCTCTCTCTGAAAACCGAAAGAAAAAAGAATACGAAGTGACGGTGAATAAAGCGCTCAGCGATGTTGTAACACGAATCGATTCTCATTCTTTCCGGATCATACTAACGCAGGGCCTTAACAGGCAGATCCGCAGAATGTGCCATACATTGGGATTGGAAGTGAACTCACTGAAACGAATTCGTATCTCATCTGTAACACTGGACGGGTTAAAGCCGGGAGAATACAGGGAGTTAAGAATAGAAGATATTAGTCCAAATTTATAG